The following proteins are encoded in a genomic region of Mycolicibacterium rutilum:
- a CDS encoding STAS domain-containing protein, with product MSQEGSIAVLTVGGDVDLATVPAFQAGITEALTQEPTALVVDLTAVDFLASAGLQALVATHESVSKSARFAVVADGPATSRPIQLTGLDQVFSLFPTLAEALAALQGGS from the coding sequence GTGTCCCAAGAGGGGAGCATCGCCGTGCTGACGGTCGGTGGCGATGTCGACCTCGCCACCGTGCCGGCGTTCCAAGCGGGTATCACCGAGGCGTTGACGCAGGAACCGACGGCACTCGTCGTCGACCTGACGGCGGTGGACTTCCTGGCCTCCGCGGGACTGCAGGCGCTGGTGGCCACCCACGAGAGCGTCAGCAAGTCCGCCCGTTTCGCGGTCGTGGCCGACGGTCCCGCGACCAGCAGGCCGATCCAGCTGACCGGGCTCGATCAGGTCTTCTCGCTGTTCCCGACGCTGGCCGAGGCCCTCGCCGCGCTGCAGGGCGGGTCCTGA
- a CDS encoding STAS domain-containing protein, whose product MSGNQFRFSAGGAESSPTVTASGEIDLANVDQFAAVLSQAAEAHEVITVDLTAVTYCDSAALRELFSAAANAKLELVVPARGSITTLLRISGLDKVASVRVVD is encoded by the coding sequence ATGAGCGGCAACCAGTTCCGGTTCAGTGCCGGAGGCGCTGAGTCATCCCCGACCGTGACCGCGTCCGGTGAGATCGACCTGGCGAACGTCGATCAGTTCGCCGCGGTGCTGTCACAGGCGGCCGAGGCGCACGAGGTGATCACCGTCGACCTCACCGCGGTGACCTATTGCGACAGCGCGGCATTGCGGGAGTTGTTCTCCGCGGCGGCGAACGCGAAGCTCGAACTCGTCGTGCCCGCCCGCGGCTCGATCACCACGCTGCTGCGGATCTCCGGCCTCGACAAGGTCGCGTCGGTCAGAGTCGTGGACTGA
- a CDS encoding ANTAR domain-containing protein, producing the protein MPAPDFQPRQHPELITLLHRVLERLRAELPNALGVAVTVQDKRAETPAALAALGIEADMVAMQLSGLGGPVSDALTYQVPVLSVDLWTDERWPDLSADAAAAQAPRIVAELPRVCGVAAVSGFWRTDAALMLSCTLSEPGTAATVASLIAYEQLVSAALVTTAAQNEAAFEDLLTALQSRGAIEQAKGVLMGLIGCDAEQAWSVLRRASQEFNVKLRELAVALIEHVSGVPAEQPGVAEPIAPNEPARNAARLLWSAMSKDRPA; encoded by the coding sequence GTGCCGGCTCCGGACTTTCAGCCCCGCCAACACCCCGAACTCATCACGCTGCTGCATCGCGTGCTGGAACGGTTGCGCGCCGAATTGCCGAACGCGCTCGGCGTCGCGGTCACGGTGCAGGACAAGCGCGCCGAGACACCGGCAGCGCTGGCGGCGCTGGGCATCGAGGCCGACATGGTGGCGATGCAGCTGTCGGGCCTCGGCGGGCCGGTGTCGGATGCGTTGACCTATCAGGTGCCGGTGCTCAGCGTCGACCTGTGGACTGATGAACGGTGGCCCGACCTGAGCGCCGACGCGGCGGCCGCACAAGCGCCCAGGATCGTCGCGGAGCTGCCCCGGGTCTGCGGGGTGGCGGCGGTGTCGGGCTTCTGGCGCACCGACGCCGCGCTCATGCTGTCGTGCACGCTGAGCGAACCGGGCACGGCGGCCACCGTCGCCTCGCTGATCGCCTACGAGCAACTGGTGTCGGCCGCGCTGGTGACCACCGCCGCGCAGAACGAGGCCGCGTTCGAGGACCTGCTGACCGCGCTGCAGTCGCGCGGCGCCATCGAGCAGGCCAAGGGCGTGTTGATGGGGTTGATCGGGTGCGACGCCGAACAGGCGTGGAGCGTGCTGCGCCGCGCCAGCCAGGAGTTCAACGTCAAGCTGCGCGAGCTGGCGGTGGCGTTGATCGAACACGTCAGCGGCGTGCCCGCCGAGCAGCCCGGGGTGGCCGAACCGATCGCCCCGAACGAGCCGGCGCGTAACGCCGCCCGGCTGCTGTGGTCGGCGATGTCCAAGGACCGGCCCGCCTGA
- a CDS encoding TetR/AcrR family transcriptional regulator yields the protein MSAPPRPGRPRSEQSRQSVLRAASELLREAGLRAMTTEEIANRSGVSKATIYKWWPNKYAVAIEAFLGELMAEAPDPDTGSAREDILGVIRGLAHFYSGASGRVFAQLVGEGQSDTTVAAELQAHLVAPRRALMRTVWDRGVARGELRDDVDPDVAVDLLLGPLLYRLLLGHAPLDAPAIDAIIGSALGGLAAERAYHQN from the coding sequence ATGTCAGCGCCCCCGCGGCCCGGCCGGCCGCGCAGTGAGCAGTCCCGCCAGTCGGTGCTGCGGGCGGCGTCGGAGTTGTTGCGCGAGGCCGGTTTACGCGCGATGACGACCGAGGAGATCGCCAACCGCAGCGGCGTGAGCAAGGCGACGATCTACAAGTGGTGGCCCAACAAGTACGCGGTGGCCATCGAGGCGTTTCTCGGGGAGTTGATGGCCGAGGCCCCGGATCCCGACACCGGCTCGGCACGCGAGGACATCCTCGGCGTGATCCGGGGACTGGCGCACTTCTACTCGGGTGCCAGCGGCCGGGTGTTCGCCCAGCTGGTCGGCGAGGGGCAGTCCGACACGACGGTCGCCGCCGAGCTGCAGGCGCACCTGGTGGCCCCGCGGCGCGCACTGATGCGCACGGTGTGGGACCGCGGGGTGGCACGCGGTGAGCTACGCGACGATGTCGATCCCGACGTCGCCGTCGACCTGCTGCTCGGGCCCCTGCTGTACCGGCTGCTGCTCGGTCACGCACCGCTCGACGCCCCGGCGATCGACGCGATCATCGGTTCCGCGCTCGGCGGGCTGGCCGCCGAGCGCGCGTACCATCAAAACTGA
- a CDS encoding TIGR03668 family PPOX class F420-dependent oxidoreductase: MAGFDAQAEFAGAPVARLSTVGPQGAPHLVPVVFAVHDGVVYTAVDAKRKTTQRLQRLANIEANPQVSLLVDHYDDDWSQLWWVRADGHAEIHTSGDELAIGYTLLRRKYPQYERLALDGPVVTVAVSRWASWQA; the protein is encoded by the coding sequence ATGGCCGGATTCGACGCGCAAGCCGAGTTCGCCGGGGCGCCGGTGGCGCGGCTGTCCACGGTCGGACCGCAGGGCGCACCGCATTTGGTCCCGGTGGTATTCGCGGTGCACGACGGCGTCGTCTACACCGCCGTCGACGCGAAGCGCAAGACCACCCAGCGGCTGCAACGGTTGGCCAACATCGAAGCCAACCCGCAGGTGAGTCTGCTCGTCGACCACTACGACGACGACTGGTCGCAACTGTGGTGGGTGCGCGCCGACGGGCACGCCGAAATCCACACCAGCGGTGACGAATTGGCGATCGGCTACACGCTGCTGCGGCGCAAGTACCCGCAGTACGAGCGGCTCGCGCTGGACGGCCCGGTGGTCACCGTCGCGGTCAGCCGGTGGGCGTCCTGGCAGGCCTGA
- a CDS encoding elongation factor G-like protein EF-G2 has protein sequence MADKTTHAQGAGAAPTADSPAAIRNVALVGPSGGGKTTLIEALLVAAGVLTRPGSVVDGTTVCDCDEAEIAQQRSVGLALASLPHGATKVNLIDTPGYADFVGELRAGLRAADCALFVVAANEVIDEPTKSLWQECAQVGMPRAVVITKLDHARANYDNALTEAQQAFGDKVLPLYLPANSPCTGLIGLLSQTHYEYRDGKRVAAHEPDASYADAIAEHRGGLIEGIIEESEDETLMERYLGGEQIDETVLIDDLEKAVARASFFPVIPACSSTGVGTLELLEIITAGFPSPPEHRLPEVFTPQGKARETLPCDPAAPLLAEVVKTTSDPYVGRLSLVRVFSGTITSDATLHVSGHFSSFFGANGSGAGHEDHDEDERVGTLSFPLGKQQRPAASVIAGDIAAIGRLSRAETGDTLSDKADPLVLKPWTMPEPLLPIAVQPRAKTDEDKLSVGLGRLAAEDPTLRIEQNPETHQIVLWTMGEAHAGVVLDALARRFGVAVDTVELRVPLRETFAGTAKGHGRHVKQSGGHGQYAVCDIEVEPLPQGSGFEFVDKVVGGAVPRPFIPSVEKGVRAQMEKGLSGASGTGYPVVDIRVTLFDGKAHSVDSSDFAFQMAGALALREAAAATRINLLEPVDEVTVLVPDDFVGAVMGDLAGRRGRVLGTDKVGDDRTLVRAEIPQVELTRYAIDLRSLAHGAGSFTRSFARYDPMPEHAAAKVLATV, from the coding sequence ATGGCCGACAAGACGACACATGCCCAGGGCGCAGGAGCCGCCCCCACCGCGGACAGTCCGGCCGCCATCCGCAACGTGGCGCTGGTGGGCCCATCGGGTGGCGGCAAAACCACACTGATCGAGGCGCTACTCGTCGCCGCGGGCGTGCTCACCCGGCCCGGTTCGGTCGTCGACGGCACCACGGTGTGTGACTGTGACGAGGCCGAGATTGCCCAGCAGCGATCGGTGGGCCTCGCGCTCGCGTCGCTGCCGCACGGGGCCACCAAGGTCAACCTGATCGACACCCCCGGCTATGCGGACTTCGTCGGGGAACTGCGCGCCGGGTTGCGGGCCGCCGACTGCGCGCTGTTCGTCGTCGCCGCGAACGAGGTCATCGACGAGCCCACCAAGTCGCTGTGGCAGGAGTGCGCACAGGTCGGCATGCCGCGCGCTGTGGTGATCACCAAACTCGACCACGCCCGGGCGAACTACGACAACGCGCTGACCGAGGCCCAGCAGGCGTTCGGCGACAAGGTGCTTCCGTTGTACCTGCCCGCGAATTCACCGTGCACGGGCCTGATCGGGTTGCTGTCGCAGACGCACTACGAATACCGCGACGGCAAGCGCGTCGCCGCCCACGAACCCGATGCGTCCTACGCCGACGCGATCGCCGAGCACCGGGGCGGTTTGATCGAGGGCATCATCGAGGAGTCCGAGGACGAGACGCTGATGGAGCGCTACCTCGGCGGCGAGCAGATCGACGAGACCGTGCTGATCGACGACCTGGAGAAGGCGGTCGCTCGCGCATCGTTCTTCCCGGTCATCCCCGCCTGCAGCAGCACCGGCGTCGGCACGCTGGAACTGCTGGAGATCATCACCGCCGGCTTCCCGTCGCCGCCGGAACATCGACTGCCCGAGGTGTTCACCCCGCAGGGCAAGGCCCGCGAGACCTTGCCGTGCGATCCGGCCGCCCCGCTGCTGGCCGAGGTGGTCAAGACGACGTCGGATCCCTACGTCGGGCGCCTGAGCCTGGTACGGGTGTTCTCCGGCACCATCACCTCCGATGCGACTTTGCATGTGTCCGGGCACTTTTCGTCGTTCTTCGGGGCGAACGGGTCGGGTGCGGGCCACGAGGACCACGACGAGGACGAACGCGTCGGCACGCTGAGCTTCCCGTTGGGCAAGCAGCAGCGGCCGGCAGCGTCGGTGATCGCCGGTGACATTGCGGCGATCGGGCGGCTCAGCCGCGCCGAGACCGGTGACACGTTGTCCGACAAGGCCGATCCGCTGGTCCTCAAACCGTGGACCATGCCGGAACCGCTGCTGCCCATCGCGGTGCAGCCGCGCGCCAAGACCGACGAGGACAAGCTCTCGGTCGGGCTGGGCCGGCTGGCTGCCGAGGACCCGACGCTGCGCATCGAACAGAATCCCGAGACGCATCAGATCGTGCTGTGGACGATGGGCGAAGCGCACGCGGGGGTGGTGCTCGACGCGCTGGCGCGCCGCTTCGGTGTCGCCGTCGACACCGTCGAGCTGCGGGTGCCGCTGCGAGAGACGTTCGCGGGCACGGCCAAAGGCCACGGCCGCCACGTCAAGCAGTCCGGCGGCCATGGCCAGTACGCGGTGTGCGACATCGAGGTCGAACCGTTGCCGCAGGGCTCGGGGTTCGAGTTCGTCGACAAGGTCGTCGGCGGCGCGGTGCCCCGGCCGTTCATCCCCAGCGTCGAAAAGGGCGTTCGGGCCCAGATGGAAAAGGGCTTGTCCGGGGCGAGCGGCACCGGCTATCCCGTCGTCGACATCCGCGTGACGTTGTTCGACGGCAAGGCGCACAGCGTCGACTCCTCGGACTTCGCGTTCCAGATGGCCGGCGCCCTGGCCCTGCGCGAGGCGGCCGCGGCGACTCGGATCAACCTGCTCGAACCGGTCGACGAGGTGACGGTTCTCGTTCCCGACGACTTCGTCGGCGCGGTGATGGGCGACCTCGCCGGCCGCCGCGGCCGGGTCCTGGGCACCGACAAGGTCGGCGACGACCGCACGCTCGTCAGGGCCGAGATCCCCCAGGTAGAGCTCACCCGCTACGCCATCGACCTGCGCTCACTGGCCCACGGCGCGGGGTCCTTCACCAGATCGTTCGCGCGCTACGACCCGATGCCCGAGCACGCCGCGGCCAAGGTGCTCGCGACGGTCTGA
- a CDS encoding S53 family peptidase: MSARHVGVLALIAAGVWVLVSDLRPVPPRDGGGLIAGPYSYLLADSTDLGPSRNADVQVTMALRDRRRPVTLYDWAGGRHLEVRWRAGQDWAVVEGAAQQVADAFDVEVHDYRGRRGQVFYASPQQPQIPAGLSDEVRELGRILGYLPHHTSHIWTLPLDVPDKGLTPGNLLNTYNIAPLTAAGYTGKGTTIVFFAFDGFAQADLDTFADTYGLPRFAPEIVGGELDEPRGETTMDLQVAHAVAPDARKVVVSAQPTVTGDGAFEKIGQMFEETDRRFPGAVWSFSIGWGCDKLITAADLAPVRAALAAAQARGTTAFNASGDLAGLECKGGDDWSSPPGDNDIGLDSIASLPEMTDVGGTTLSTDNQGRWLSEQAWFDVPLTVGTGGGVSSLFERPPWQRAVLRDRDTDRRLTPDVAAVADPFTGVRIVFQQTPLVGGGTSQSAPIWAGIAAVMNQYLLANGGRLIGALNPLLYRMAQGAALPAFRDVTLGGNVVADAAPGYDLVTGLGTPDVDNLVRNLLTLQRAST, encoded by the coding sequence GTGAGTGCGCGGCATGTGGGCGTGCTGGCGCTGATCGCCGCGGGCGTATGGGTGCTCGTCTCAGATCTGCGTCCCGTTCCCCCGCGCGACGGGGGCGGCCTGATCGCGGGGCCGTACTCCTACCTGCTGGCGGACTCGACGGACCTCGGGCCCTCGCGCAACGCCGACGTCCAGGTGACGATGGCCCTGCGGGACCGCCGCCGCCCGGTCACCCTCTACGACTGGGCCGGCGGCCGGCACCTTGAGGTGCGGTGGCGCGCGGGTCAGGACTGGGCGGTCGTCGAGGGCGCGGCGCAGCAGGTCGCCGACGCGTTCGACGTCGAGGTGCACGACTACCGCGGCCGGCGCGGCCAGGTTTTCTACGCATCCCCGCAGCAACCGCAGATCCCCGCCGGACTGAGCGACGAGGTCCGCGAACTCGGCCGCATCCTGGGCTATCTGCCGCATCACACGTCGCACATCTGGACGCTGCCGCTGGACGTGCCGGACAAGGGCCTGACCCCCGGCAACCTCCTCAACACCTACAACATCGCGCCGCTGACAGCCGCCGGGTACACGGGCAAGGGCACGACGATCGTGTTCTTCGCGTTCGACGGCTTCGCCCAGGCCGACCTCGACACCTTCGCCGACACCTACGGGCTGCCGCGGTTCGCACCCGAGATCGTCGGCGGTGAACTCGACGAACCACGCGGCGAGACCACCATGGATCTGCAGGTCGCGCACGCCGTCGCCCCCGACGCGCGCAAGGTCGTGGTGAGCGCCCAGCCGACGGTGACCGGCGACGGCGCCTTCGAGAAGATCGGCCAGATGTTCGAGGAGACCGACCGGCGGTTTCCCGGTGCGGTGTGGAGCTTTTCGATCGGCTGGGGCTGCGACAAGCTGATCACCGCCGCCGACCTCGCGCCGGTGCGGGCCGCGCTCGCGGCGGCGCAGGCGCGGGGTACGACCGCGTTCAACGCCAGCGGCGACCTCGCCGGGCTGGAGTGCAAGGGCGGTGACGACTGGTCATCGCCGCCCGGCGACAACGACATCGGGCTGGACTCGATCGCATCGCTGCCGGAGATGACCGACGTCGGCGGCACCACGCTGTCCACCGACAACCAGGGCCGCTGGCTGTCCGAGCAGGCCTGGTTCGACGTGCCGCTGACGGTCGGGACCGGAGGCGGGGTGTCCTCCTTGTTCGAGCGGCCGCCGTGGCAGCGCGCGGTGCTGCGTGACCGCGACACCGACCGGCGGCTGACCCCGGACGTCGCCGCGGTCGCCGACCCGTTCACCGGGGTGCGGATCGTGTTCCAGCAGACCCCGCTGGTCGGCGGCGGCACGTCGCAGTCGGCGCCGATCTGGGCCGGCATCGCAGCGGTGATGAACCAGTACCTGCTCGCCAACGGCGGCCGCCTGATCGGTGCGCTCAACCCGCTGCTCTACCGCATGGCGCAGGGCGCAGCGCTGCCCGCGTTCCGCGACGTCACGTTGGGCGGCAACGTCGTCGCCGACGCCGCGCCGGGCTACGACCTGGTCACCGGACTGGGCACCCCGGACGTCGACAACCTCGTCCGCAACCTGCTGACACTGCAGAGGGCATCGACATGA
- a CDS encoding SpoIIE family protein phosphatase, whose amino-acid sequence MTEPADLYHQYERERARAERLADRDEFRGALVNSLQEGFFVVDGSGAVIEINDAFAEITGYGQADLPYPMPHPWVGDEAAAEGRRDALLRDGRLTGEIEIRHRDGRRRWVAVSINAVTGQQTGGDHSGGLYVGTIRDVTSARATTARDRAVARLATAVSVAKSVDEVLNITLEQCRESLDAQRLMAVIWPKTPGEGPAVHVAGEPAVASWDELDDDWRRTLDDARSWIPLTVTPVGAAPSAGTTRGFVTVLSGARDVVVCLEHRVPRVVSDEDRHLITALVGHLGSAMQHVRQFENARDTSLTLQRSLLAPIDLPAGFAVRYEPAVHPLEIGGDFYDVLPVAEHRIGVVVGDCVGRGLAAAAVMGQLRASTRALLLTGAGPAALLEHLDSVAELIPDAFCTTVFVAIVDTEKGTVEYSSAGHVPPILLGDDGVRALLDEACSVPLGVGRSEPRPQASHPLAPGVTLMLYTDGLVERRDEPIDTQIDRVAAVVAESRALPVEEVADTVLGKLAPDHGYDDDVALVLYRFDHAPLIIDAAATAPELTEIRHRLTDWLLDNGVVDPAASDLVLVVNEACSNSVEHAYRGRDPGRMHVLAERQGDSIRVRVTDFGSWKIPPADPGTRGRGLLLMRAVSDQVDLDGTPAGTTVDMTFQLPENVN is encoded by the coding sequence ATGACCGAGCCCGCAGACCTGTACCACCAATACGAACGGGAGCGGGCGCGAGCCGAGCGGCTGGCCGACCGCGACGAGTTCCGTGGGGCATTGGTCAATTCACTGCAGGAGGGGTTCTTCGTCGTCGACGGCAGCGGCGCCGTGATCGAGATCAACGATGCGTTCGCCGAGATCACCGGCTACGGCCAGGCCGATCTGCCGTACCCGATGCCGCACCCGTGGGTGGGCGACGAGGCGGCCGCCGAAGGCCGCAGGGACGCGCTGCTGCGCGACGGTCGGCTGACCGGCGAAATCGAGATCCGGCACCGTGACGGACGGCGGCGGTGGGTGGCGGTCAGCATCAACGCCGTCACCGGTCAGCAGACGGGCGGGGACCATTCGGGGGGCCTCTACGTGGGCACCATCCGCGACGTCACCTCCGCGCGCGCGACCACCGCACGCGACCGCGCGGTCGCACGGCTCGCGACCGCGGTCAGTGTCGCCAAGAGCGTCGACGAGGTGCTGAACATCACGCTCGAGCAGTGCCGCGAGTCCCTGGACGCGCAGCGGCTGATGGCGGTGATCTGGCCCAAGACCCCCGGTGAGGGGCCCGCCGTGCATGTGGCGGGTGAGCCCGCCGTCGCGAGTTGGGACGAGCTCGACGACGACTGGCGCCGCACCCTCGACGACGCCCGGTCCTGGATTCCGCTGACCGTGACGCCGGTCGGCGCGGCGCCGAGCGCAGGCACCACCCGCGGGTTCGTGACCGTGCTGTCCGGCGCGCGCGACGTCGTGGTGTGCCTCGAGCACCGCGTTCCGCGCGTCGTCAGCGACGAGGACCGGCACCTGATCACCGCGCTGGTCGGCCACCTCGGCAGCGCGATGCAACATGTCCGGCAGTTCGAGAACGCCCGCGACACGTCGCTGACGCTGCAGCGCTCGCTGCTCGCGCCGATCGACCTGCCCGCCGGTTTCGCCGTGCGCTACGAACCCGCGGTGCATCCGCTCGAGATCGGCGGCGACTTCTACGACGTGCTGCCGGTCGCCGAGCACCGCATCGGCGTCGTCGTGGGCGACTGCGTCGGACGCGGTCTGGCGGCCGCGGCGGTGATGGGGCAGCTGCGGGCATCGACCCGCGCCCTGCTGTTGACCGGCGCCGGGCCGGCGGCCCTGCTCGAACACCTCGACTCGGTCGCCGAGCTCATCCCCGACGCGTTCTGCACGACGGTGTTCGTCGCGATCGTGGACACCGAGAAGGGCACCGTCGAGTACAGCAGCGCGGGCCACGTGCCGCCGATCCTGCTGGGCGACGACGGTGTGCGTGCGCTGTTGGACGAGGCGTGCTCGGTGCCGCTGGGCGTGGGGCGCAGTGAACCGCGTCCGCAGGCGTCGCATCCCCTGGCGCCCGGGGTGACGCTGATGCTCTATACCGACGGCCTGGTCGAGCGGCGCGACGAGCCGATCGACACACAGATCGACCGGGTGGCCGCGGTGGTGGCCGAGTCGAGGGCGCTACCGGTCGAGGAGGTGGCCGACACGGTGCTCGGCAAGCTCGCCCCCGACCACGGCTACGACGACGACGTCGCGCTCGTGCTGTACCGGTTCGATCACGCGCCGCTGATCATCGACGCCGCCGCGACCGCCCCGGAGCTGACCGAGATCCGCCACCGCCTGACCGACTGGCTCTTGGACAACGGTGTCGTCGATCCGGCCGCGTCCGACCTGGTGCTCGTGGTCAACGAGGCCTGCTCCAACAGCGTCGAACACGCCTACCGCGGACGCGACCCCGGCCGGATGCACGTGCTCGCCGAGCGGCAGGGTGACTCGATCCGGGTGCGGGTCACCGACTTCGGGTCGTGGAAGATCCCGCCCGCCGACCCCGGGACCCGCGGGCGGGGGCTGCTGTTGATGCGGGCGGTCAGCGATCAGGTCGACCTGGACGGCACCCCGGCGGGCACGACGGTCGATATGACGTTTCAATTACCGGAGAACGTGAATTGA
- a CDS encoding MarR family winged helix-turn-helix transcriptional regulator: MPYLSAPLLVHLARRVQNEADAALGRSGLRARHVIAMTLLRDLGEQNQSDMSATLGVDATNVVVLLNELEADGLVERRRSAQDRRRHTVSLTDAGARQLAEIETMLSGVERRVLGGLSADEQAQLYALLARATSNVTCTEAAHISTACLAEPE, from the coding sequence GTGCCCTATCTGTCCGCGCCCCTGCTCGTGCATCTCGCGCGGCGCGTGCAGAACGAGGCGGACGCCGCTTTGGGGCGTTCGGGGCTGCGCGCCCGGCACGTGATCGCGATGACGCTGCTGCGCGACCTCGGCGAGCAGAACCAGTCCGACATGTCCGCCACGCTCGGCGTCGACGCGACGAACGTGGTCGTGCTCCTCAACGAGCTCGAGGCCGACGGGCTCGTCGAACGTCGCCGCTCGGCGCAGGACCGGCGTCGCCACACCGTCTCACTCACCGATGCGGGGGCCCGTCAACTCGCCGAGATCGAGACGATGCTCTCCGGTGTCGAACGCCGGGTGCTGGGCGGCCTCAGCGCCGACGAGCAGGCCCAGCTCTACGCGTTGTTGGCGCGCGCGACCTCCAACGTCACGTGCACCGAAGCCGCGCACATCTCGACCGCATGCCTGGCCGAGCCGGAATAG
- a CDS encoding ABC transporter substrate-binding protein translates to MHSPRTRRLAAAGAAALLLLGGSVACAPPEKSSGGEDTQSGVKAAEATSAEDFGGIEGLVEAAKKEGELNVIALPPDWANYGAIIKAFSDTYGIKVNSAQPDASSQDEINAANQQKGKSSAPDVFDLGQSVALANTAMFAPYKVANFDDIPAAFKDADGAWVNDYGGYMSIGFDAAKVPAVTSVNDLLKPEYRGKVALNGDPTQAGAAFSGVLMVALSQGGSADDIGPGVEFFRKLADAGNFLPVDPTPATIESGQTPVVIDWNYTNASETKKLPSWQVLVPPDHAVAGYYYQAINKDAPHPAAARLWQEFLYSDEGQNLFALGGVRPVRADTMAADGTLDKAATASVPVIDGPVTVPTPEQTEAATKYLSEHWAAAIG, encoded by the coding sequence ATGCACTCCCCGCGTACCCGAAGGCTCGCCGCTGCCGGCGCCGCCGCCCTCCTGCTGCTCGGCGGTTCGGTGGCCTGCGCGCCGCCGGAGAAGAGCAGCGGCGGCGAGGACACCCAGTCGGGCGTCAAGGCCGCCGAGGCGACGTCGGCCGAGGACTTCGGCGGCATCGAGGGCCTCGTCGAGGCCGCCAAGAAGGAGGGCGAGCTCAATGTGATTGCGCTGCCGCCGGATTGGGCAAACTACGGCGCGATCATCAAGGCTTTCTCTGACACGTACGGCATCAAGGTGAACTCCGCGCAGCCCGACGCGTCCAGCCAGGACGAGATCAACGCCGCCAACCAGCAGAAGGGCAAGAGCTCCGCGCCCGACGTGTTCGACCTCGGGCAGTCGGTCGCGCTGGCGAACACGGCGATGTTCGCGCCGTACAAGGTGGCCAACTTCGACGACATCCCGGCCGCGTTCAAGGATGCCGACGGCGCCTGGGTCAACGACTACGGCGGCTACATGTCGATCGGGTTCGACGCGGCCAAGGTGCCGGCGGTCACCAGCGTCAACGATCTGCTCAAGCCGGAGTACCGCGGCAAGGTCGCGCTCAATGGCGATCCGACGCAGGCCGGCGCGGCGTTCTCCGGGGTGCTGATGGTTGCGCTGTCGCAGGGCGGTTCGGCCGACGACATCGGGCCCGGCGTCGAGTTCTTCCGCAAGCTCGCCGATGCGGGCAACTTCCTGCCCGTCGACCCGACGCCGGCCACCATCGAGTCCGGCCAGACCCCCGTCGTCATCGACTGGAACTACACCAACGCCTCCGAGACCAAGAAGCTGCCGTCGTGGCAGGTGCTGGTGCCGCCGGACCACGCGGTCGCGGGTTACTACTACCAGGCGATCAACAAGGACGCGCCGCATCCCGCGGCCGCCCGGTTGTGGCAGGAGTTCCTCTACAGCGACGAGGGCCAGAACCTGTTCGCGCTCGGCGGTGTTCGGCCGGTGCGCGCCGACACGATGGCCGCCGACGGCACGCTGGACAAGGCGGCCACCGCGTCGGTGCCGGTGATCGACGGACCCGTGACGGTGCCGACCCCGGAGCAGACCGAGGCCGCCACCAAGTACCTGTCCGAACACTGGGCCGCCGCGATCGGTTGA
- a CDS encoding FMN-dependent NADH-azoreductase: MAHLLHIDSSIQGERSVSRRLTAHAADRWRATHPGGTVTHRDLGAEPLPHLDAESGTARMVAAEARTAAQQASFELSVQLIDEIKRADTVLLGLPLYNFGAPSSVHSWVDHLIAPGLSIDHETGQGLLGDVDFVVLTSRGGGYGPGTPREGWDHAIAWLPHAVSLTGLRPRFITAELTMADVNPAMADLRPLAAESLRRALAEIDGLWSADENAA; the protein is encoded by the coding sequence ATGGCACATCTGCTCCACATCGACTCGTCCATCCAGGGAGAGCGCTCGGTCAGTCGCCGGCTCACCGCGCACGCCGCCGACCGCTGGCGTGCGACGCATCCCGGCGGCACCGTCACCCACCGCGACCTGGGCGCCGAGCCGCTGCCGCACCTCGACGCCGAGTCCGGCACCGCGCGCATGGTGGCGGCCGAGGCGCGCACCGCAGCACAGCAGGCGTCCTTCGAGCTCAGCGTGCAGCTCATCGACGAGATCAAGCGCGCCGACACCGTGCTGCTCGGGTTGCCGCTGTACAACTTCGGCGCGCCGAGTTCCGTGCACTCCTGGGTCGACCACCTGATCGCGCCGGGGCTCTCGATCGACCACGAGACCGGTCAGGGTCTGCTGGGCGACGTCGATTTCGTCGTGCTCACCAGCCGCGGCGGCGGCTACGGGCCGGGCACCCCGCGCGAGGGATGGGACCACGCGATCGCCTGGCTGCCGCACGCGGTGTCGTTGACCGGGCTGCGACCGCGCTTCATCACCGCGGAGCTGACGATGGCCGACGTGAACCCCGCCATGGCCGACCTCAGGCCGCTGGCCGCCGAGAGTCTGCGTCGTGCGCTGGCCGAGATCGACGGGCTCTGGTCGGCCGACGAGAACGCCGCCTGA